DNA from Macadamia integrifolia cultivar HAES 741 chromosome 12, SCU_Mint_v3, whole genome shotgun sequence:
TCACACCAATCATTGCCTGGGCCAAAACTCAGCAAGATCAGATGGATTTAATTGTCTCACTTGAAGTTTACATATGGAGCTTGCTAAATCCCATCTTTTCAGAATCCgataaataattaaaagaacATGGTTGTGATGATCTGGCTGTTTTTTGGCAATGGCGGATATCCCAGAGGTTACCCATACAGAGGAGTCTCATATCCTAAAAAGGATGCCTAGAACGTCCAGTTATGTGTCACAAACTCATGGGAATGTATGCTTATCCATGAATTTGCAACTGTGGTAGTAGTTTGACTATATCTTTTACCTTACAGTCATGGAGGAACCATTAGCTGCCTGATCGACAGGAGAATTTGGAGTTTTTGGTGCTACTTGTTACCGAATTTGTCAAAGGAGTCCATTTGGGTTATACTCAATGAACCTCTTAGGTTGTTTGTAATTTGTACTATTAAacgtgtttttttcttttcttgtgatGACTCCTAAAATCTGTACATTTCATTTGACATCTTAATGTATAAAGCCTTCGTTTGTATATTATTTGTTCCTTAAAATTCAGTGTGGCTTTTAGTCTTTGGCGTATGTCCATTTTTggatattttaaatttatgttGTTACCTTCATGGCTTTATGGTTATCCACAGTCGGTAAAATTTTAATCTTTTCTAGATATGGTAGGTACTTGCAAAGCTTGTTTTACCTTCTGATAGAACAGCAAAGAGTTGCCATGCTTGTGATTATTCCGACTAAAGAGGTGCCTAGCTGGCTAGCTTGTTTCACTTTATCTTCATCCCTTTGAAAATGACTTCCATGCCCCTTGCATTCTAGTCCTTCATTAGTTGAGCTACCAGTTCCAAAAATAGCTAGCTAAGagcccaaccctctcccaaaatatATTTACCAAATGTAGTGAGGGTTTTGGGTAAGTTTTATAATTATGATTACAAAACATTTATCttatttcttataaaaaatgatttcatttctttctatttttctttattttcagtcaaaCAAAATCCACAAAAGATAATTGGCACTGTGCCAATGGGGGTGTGGGAGTTGGAATGGGCGCATTGCTCATGTGCGGCAAGCTAGTGGGTGACACCAATTGAGGTGTGGGAATTTGTGATGGGGAAGCATATAGGAGGGGTAAGGGGGTCATTtcaaagaggggagagagagagggggaagcTCACTACACAATAAGCACTAGCTCAAGATGGTAAAGAGGTCATTTCAaagggaaaggagagagagagcccaTTACACAATGACCAGTCTTGTACCTAGTCttttccctaaaataaaaaaaatgaatgttcTCTAGTTACACAGCCTCTACACCTAGATACAAAGGGCAGTGAATGATACTCCCACCCTATAAAGTCCAAAACTCTACCCCTTGTTGATGTCCAAGTGCACCTCCTCATTGGTCCCCATGTTGTTAGAGGGCACACGATCTAGgggctttctttttcccataagaGATGAAATAtttgcattaaaagaaaaaaaaaaagtccaacatgagattctttattatttttaagagaaTTTTTGTCCTTTTGTCTTCTAATGTTCTAAGCCAAGCTTTGATCTTCTTATGTTCTTCAAATGGCAAAGTGtgaaaaaagagaaagcatTTGCCGTGGGGAGTGCGATTTTTATTCATGcataaaaaccaataaaaatgtagaaacaaacagaaacagaagagtcattttctctttcatcaGGGTGAGCGGATCATTTCACCCCAATGTATTATTTGGGCGGAGGGGCCAAGCTTCCCATTGAAACTATTTTCCCGCGAAAGAAATAGGTTTTTCACAAGCTTTGGTGACAAATTACACTAAACACTTGTAGGTCCCACCTctcaatttttcctttttccgcTTGTCTGAAATCTAATCCACTATTCTTGCTTTCCGCACCCCTACCCTTCCTCTCTGCCCTGTCTGAGTAGTAAGGAATTGAGAAGCCATATCCCAAATGTCCATGGCCATAAGAGCTCTACTTCTTCTCCCTCAGTCTCCTCTCACACTGAAACTCCCAACTACCGCTTCCACCCTACCTTCCCATTCTCCAAAACGTTATCTCAGCTTCCCATCTCTCCACGCGAAACCACTCTATCCCCTCACGAGACAGAGAAACGATTTCCGAGTTAGGGCTGACGAAGGCGACGTCGACGGCGGCGACGATGACTACGATCCAGATGAAGATGAGGTGGAAGAAGTCGACAACAAGAAGGACTACGACGTCGAGTACGTCGCTGCCTTCACCACCGAGGGCAAGGTCGGCGATGATATAGAGATGGTGCAGAGTAAGAGCTTTGTTTACACTCAGGGTTGGGACTCGGAGATGGTGGTGGATTACAGGATTAATGAGGATGAGTTCCATAAGATCAGTTTGCTCGAGTGTGATTTCTTTATCAGGAAGCCTCCTGATCCTGATAACGATGTCTATGATTTCAGAGAGGTGGTTTGAATTTATCCTTAGTACTTACTAAAAGGGAAAATTCCTTGCATTTGATgagatgattttattttatttttttggctgcAGATGTACGTTACTCCTCCGGACACTGATATTTATGCTATTCCTAAAGTTCTGGCTCCGATGCCTGAGAAGGTAATGATCTTATTAGCTCTGTTTTACTTATTTTGGCTTACTGGTCAGTTCAACTTGTTGGCCGTGAAAAGCAACATTTTTCATGAATTGAGCTATTTATTGGAAAAGAATTTCTTAATTCTTCTTGATTGACAATATATTGATTTTAGTACCTGAAATTGATTCTAGGTTTCGAATACCTTTTTTCCCGCTCCACATATTGACAGTGAAATTCGTCAACTTAAATTGAATGTTCTTTAGTTAAGAGTGTGGACGTGTttctaattatttaaaaatgttTACTGGTGCTGGATTTAATTATGAATTTTGAACTAATTGGGTACTTGTTTGCATAGTATATTCGATGTTCAAAAAGTGATTATGGATGCTACAATGTTACCGAGCCACCAATTGATGCACCCCGAGATCCGCTCTACAAAAGTGAGAGGGAAGTTATGAAGGTATGGATGAATATTTCAGATTTTTaatacctttattttttaaaatttccttGTGTATgcttgtttccttttctttttctggtgtTTAAACTACAGTTCACCGTGACTTTGTCTAGATCATAATCATTCTGTTCAGTTTACTTGAAGTCATGTTATGAACAAATATTTAGGATATGATGTATCTGAGTTTTCTGGCATCTATTCACTAAGCTGTGTGCAGGACCTGATCCTAGCTGAAAATGTCAGATAATGCTGGAGTTCATGATATGTCAATGTGTACAACTCATGTTCTTGCTCCTCAGTAGCAAAGTGAAGGGAGTTAGGAAGTCCTTGCGATATgacataattattattattttattttttttgggggggggggggagtgtggACTTAAAAGATCTAAACAGATAATATGTTCCGCTGTGAGTACCCCGGCAAAACCTGATGGACCTTGGTCCTTTGTGAACCATCAATAGCTGATTAAATTCTATTATCACTATAAAACTGGTCCTTTGAGTAACATCTCTAGCTAAACAATGCCATAAGGTCTACAGATAATATGCACTGTATCTAGTTGGAGAACCAATTTATTTTGGAACAACAATGACAAAATACTAGTATTTAACAAAATTCCTCTTATTTGACTGTTGTTCATCATAATCTATTGCAAAATGAAACGTTACTGCAAACAATGCACTTAATGCATAGAACTCTCTCTcttgttcaattttttataaCCATGCCACTTCTGAATATATACAATATCATAAAGAGTAAATCTACagccttgaaaaaaaaaaaatgtatgtttggaaaggtgacaagatcacaggAAGGGTGTAcccggtgcacaaggctcccacatgTGCGAGGTGCGGGGGGCgagaactatgcagccttaccccgagaatgtcgagaggctgtttcaacCGCTTGCCCACTAGgtcgcaacattcgtacctttacCATTGGACCAAGCGTGTCCGTTTAGATCATTGGAAGatattataaaattaatttGGAAGAGATTGTGGAAGGAGGAGTTCATTTTGGCCATCATACTCGGAAATGGAATCCTAGAATGGCACCTTCTTCGCAAAGTGTAAAAGTATTCATGTTACTTACCAGAACTTCTCATCTTTTGTCTAAATCTTTgtgattttgtttttgataaCTAAAAGAAGGGGAAACAATTCTTAGTAGTAGGTAAAAAAATGCAGTTATTTTTGTAGCATCTGCTGCAATCAGGGCTCTGTATCATTAtgttaataaaaaatgattcgtGGTAGGTTAACAAACTGGTTCACTGCAGAAACGAGACTTCATAAGTTCAGACTTGAGAACAGAACAAAAACTTGGAGAAAGTGATACATAAATTTGTTCTTATTGGATgagagtttttgttttttgttttttgtttttgttttttgtttttgttattattattattcatgtGAGACAATGCTTGTTTCCTCATCCTGACAGCCACCATATTACCTGAAAAGCAAAGCTATCATTTTTACTGGATCATTCTTCGATAGATAGAACTTTTAGCCTGTGTTGATTGTATAATTTTTCTAATCAGTCTTAAGTAAAATTATTCGGTTTCTTTTTGGGCACAATGTTGTGTGGTTATTAAATGGTgaacttattttttatttttattttttttagatgtgTATTGTACATATTGTCACATGGTAAAAGAGCTAAGCTAAGTAGTACTCATTATGTTACTTAGAGGGCTAGAGTGTGTCCTCTGATTCAACAAGCTTCTCTGACAGTACCTTGTTCTCCTGCAGGTTTTCTTAACAAAGCACTACAGAAACAGGAGATCTGGTGATCCAGAATTTGTACTTGATTTTGAGGAGATCTATATCCTTGATTCAAAAACTAAGTCGATCACCAGAGCAAAAGTTTTGGTGAGGCATCTCTTGTCAGCATAAATCTGTTTTTCTGGATTGCATGTTCAGATATGCCTTAACTTCAAATGCACTAAACTATTTCTTTTGCCTTATGGGCAGCCTTCTTGCTGCTTATCATTTAGTCATATTAGTTTCTCATTATTATTCCTCCCCCATACTGCCTAATTTGTGATGACACCACACTAGTACTTTAGGTGGTCTGATGAAATCTTTCGGCCCAAAGCATCGGACTTGGGTTGGTCTCCTTTCCTTTGATCCTAAACAGTGAAATAATGGAGCCTTCAGACCCTCAATGTTGCTCAGGAAGTGTGTGGTTTTGTGTTCGACTTCTCTTacttccttggggccactcacacggggtgtttagtactgTTCATtactttcggtgaaagttgaatggtttctCATTCATACccacttttagcaaaaaaaaaaaaaagaaaaaaaaaaaggaaaaaaaaagaaaaatcaatgtCATGGTATTGAAGTCTGGCTTATTATTGGAAGGGAAAAAGACTGTCTCGTTAGAATTTCCAATGCAAAAATGGTTGTCATTCTGTTGAGATGCACAAAAAACTTTCAGAATTCAGTGGGAAGGAGTCAGTGACGAAATTTTATGCTTTCAATATTAGGTGTAATGGTTGCATGTCTCAAGTCTTATTCTATGATTGTATTGAGCCATGGTAATTTTGAGAGAAAATCCTTGTTTAATGTCAATAGAGTTCTGAATTTTAGTTATTACTTGAGTAATTCAATCAATGGATCAATGTTTTCCCATAGTATTCCTTGAAATATTGCTCTAGAGGTTTATGTGCCTTTTGAAGGATAAAAAGTTTAGCTGACTGTTTCTTGAAAGGTTACTGCTCCAGGAGGACGAAAGAGGGATAGAAAGCTGGACTTGCTTATCATTCGTGATAATGGGAACTCCTTCAAAATAGTTGATCTGGTGATAATCTCCCCACTCTCAGAGTACGCCAGCCGATTTATGTCTAATTATAGATTCCTGATTCCgttgtctttttttcttcagaGTGAAAGAGATGATCCCACCAGTGTCattgagagagaagaatggATTAAAACACGGCAAGACATGGAGAGACACCTTAGAAAGTTTAGGGACTTCAACAAATCAAATTGGTTCTAAACAGTCGGCACTGGTACTTCAAGTTCTCTTCCAGAAGTGTGGAACAGACTTAACTATAGATGTTCTTGCTTCAGCTACAGAGATGCCTTAAGCATAGACAGATGCACATATGACTATGTTGGAATGTGAGGTTTGCCAATGTGCAGCACTGAGAGGCCTGGTTTCCATTTTTGATCTCCCCACTAGTAGGATGCAAGGGTTTCTCCGACCATGGCTCTTGatttaattctttatttttctgctAGCTTTTGGTAGCTGCAGCGGTTTTACTTTGTTCTTGGATCGGCGATAGCCTCATCATCAGTTATTCGGAAAGAGTGACACTTTGACTTGATTTTCTCATGTTCAGGAGTAAGGTGGCAAAGTTCTGGTTAAATCAGTTCATCAATAATGTATGTCGAGAATCAGTTGATGATCAGTGGATAtatgggagggagggagaaaatAGATGCTAGACATCTTGTTTTTGGGGTGGTGGGGTATTGCTTATTATAGCTAGATAAATACTTGGATTTATTTTCATTCGATTGATCATCTGCTTTCTTAACAAAGAGCTGATgtttaaaaccaaaccaaaccgaaaattTTGATTCGGTTTTGGCTTTAGACTGAAAATTATGGGTttgaatcgaatcaaaccaaataaaatgtattttatataaatcTAACCAAACCTAAACTAGTCTACACTCTACAATAATGTGTCTTTATTCATTTGTGTGAAATTCTACGTACTATGGGATTCTTTGTTTTGTAAAACTAAATTTGATATTGTGGGACCATATCTTCAGGAGGACAATTTCCTTTCCAACTTTATTTGTTTTAGCAGGTTATTTTTGCTTAAGCTGAAGTTGAGTGGAGTACCGAGATTGTGTATGAACTGAATGAAATTGAAGTGAATAAAGTTATCGTTGGGAATCAAACAAAATTGAACTGAATCAGTTCGATTTCAGTTTTGAGGTTATGAAAATTATTCGATTTCAATTATTACATAGAGCATCTTGAATTGAAtcaaaccaattgacaccttttattttcatatgtaTCCATTGTTAGAGTTTCATATACAGCTATTACTGATGCTTCGAAGTGATGGTCGAATCTAAGGCCATGGTAGCTACTGATTGCATACAAGCAGTTACTTTTCTAAACAGTAGATCTTATTGTGATTGGCAATGGGTGGAATTCCTAGCTTTATTTGATACCCTTCATGTATTTTCATGTTTAAGAGACTATAGGGCTTGCCATCTTAATAGCATCTGGTTCAGCCACCTCACCTATTAGTAAAGCAGGTAGTGCAAAAGGGGCTGTGGTCTTATTGTGGTTGATATTAATATAAACCTTGGACTGTTATTTAAGTTTCTTTTAGGCTGTgcttggtagccaagagaagaaaagaaaggaaataaaaagaaaaaagaatctagaaaagagaagaaaagaaaataaatgaaatggtaagaaaataaagaagtatgaatgtttggttactattagaagaaaaggaaagaaaagtttttgtattttcttgtgtcattcttgtatttttggaaagatttttttttggtagcaaaagaaaacttcatcattaccaaggtgaattttgaaattcaaaaaaaaaaaaattcttctcttgttctaaacatgccaagcacaacgagaatttcttaaaccaagaaaatagaacaatatttgtattttttcttttcttctattgctaCCAAACAAAATCTTATAGTAAAATTTAGATCCTCTCTAGTCGGCTGTACTTTGTATCCACACCCCATGAATGGTGTGAGATGTGGTTGGAGGATACATCCAGCTGGATAAGATCTTGGCTTTGTActtcctttttctattattttattataataaaataaaaagtttaaAATACAAATTTCACTTGACAAGATAATATGTGTGTCTAATTGTAAAGTGCTGTTTTTTGGGTAATTGTTGAAAGTGTTGTTAAATAGTCATTTAAAGGCATGCATtgtttatgaaaaataaaaataaaaatcaccaTGCATATTGGCATGATGTTTCGCTATAACAACTAATTCTCAAAGTATTCAACAGGCGCCATcgtttttatttcccttttatcCACATAGATTTACATTTTTAGCACATGAAAAAGAATCATGATTATGAAGCTTCAAAAGACAAGACTAAGATATTGTAGAAAACTAATCACCATAACTTATTTGGTAAGTGCATATTTATCATAAATTGTTAAGATTACATGCTATCCCCCTTAAATGAAAAAATcataccttttcttttctttcaatctTATTAAGTTTGGTATGTACCATAGATGATTTAATTtcgatttacttttctattgacTCCTAACACGACCAACTGGCCAAATGCATTTGGCCCAACCTTATATATATACTAGATATttgggttgtcagagaaggtaCCTTCCTTGGTGGGCCTTTggatgagtttctttttgtttttatttaattttttgtttttcgtttcgttttatttttgttttttggtttttgggtcaaACTTCTGTTTGCTTTCACTTCTAGTAGGGTTAAggtaaatttttaaaaaatatcattaaatttttttatggatGTCATTCATATTTTATGGaaatttaaaaatgatttaAGCATTTGATGCTAAAGATGTCTTACACTTTAGTGAGAGGTTGATCCATTATCTTGTTCAAGTTCATGAATGTCTGTTAATCTTGGTGAAGTCGTCCTTTGACTTTGTCAATATTTCTTAGATGAATATACATGTGTCTCATGGTACACAATTGAATTTATGGTGAGTTCCTCTATAAATTTTTTGTGACTTGGAAGGTGATGGTCAATTTCAACCAtatggataatcatgtaatggTGTGACTTAGTTACACATTAATTTTCAAGCATTGGTTGAGAGATTGATTAACTGTTATAACTACCATTGTATCTGGAGAAGACAGATTGCGTTTTTCCTGATGGATCACTATTCAGAAAATAAGAGACGATCATACTTTCCCTAGCTTCTAATCTTCCAGGACATTATGACCTCACCAAAGAAAGCAGCAACGTTGTTTGTTGTTTCCAACCTTCAAGTCATCAGGTTCTATTATTCAATACAATAGAAATAATAGAATTGTTGTTAGTAATTTGTGTAGTAAAATGGAACTCTTATACGTATTCTATGAAGAATTAATAGCAAAGTaatttttagtaatttttttgggtttggttttgattaaaaaataaaaaaaatgtaaatccCAGAACAATCCACCctgatcccaagttttaaaatgtTGTTGTCACTTTCCAACCATAAATAATGAATCATTAATGGATGCTTAACTTATCTTTATTCTATCAATGAAATCCTGCCAATCTTACAATTTcaacaaagaggaagagaagtgaTGACATGATATTGCAATTTGTTATTAATTGTAAGATAAAAAAGGCCTCATTTGCACTTGTCTTCAATTCTTATAGATGCTCTCTACCCAGTCTACAGTGGCGGGTACTCTGAACATTGATTTCAGTGGTAATTCCTAGCTTGATTTAATGTATTATCATGTTTACAAGACTACAGGGTTTTGCCATGTGAATAATCTCTGGTTCAGGCAGCTCATCTTTTACAACACAAGTAGTGCAAATTGGGGCTGTGGTCTTTTTGTGCTTGATATCCCTTATAAACCTTTGGCTTACTATTAAGTTTCGTTCTCTTGAGTTTCTTTAACAGTTTCTCTTGCGAAGCAGGGTGTACGGCTgccctcccagaccctgtagtAGTGAAAGTTTCGTGTACTTAattactttttttgttttttactgttttttaAACAGATAATAAAATAAGTTTCGGCCTCTTAAGTTTCCTTAACAGATGGTTAATAtttcattaagaaagaaaaaatcaacaaagccTTTTGTAACTGAAAAATTTAGCCTACTTCAGAAGactcaatgaaaaaaaaaaaaaaaaaaagtaatctgAAATGAAATTGGCATTAAAAAATTAACGGAAGTGAATGCAAACGGGTAAAAGTAAATGGAATTGATTAAAAACTAATTTTCCATGCA
Protein-coding regions in this window:
- the LOC122057087 gene encoding PLASTID TRANSCRIPTIONALLY ACTIVE protein 6, chloroplastic isoform X1, encoding MSMAIRALLLLPQSPLTLKLPTTASTLPSHSPKRYLSFPSLHAKPLYPLTRQRNDFRVRADEGDVDGGDDDYDPDEDEVEEVDNKKDYDVEYVAAFTTEGKVGDDIEMVQSKSFVYTQGWDSEMVVDYRINEDEFHKISLLECDFFIRKPPDPDNDVYDFREMYVTPPDTDIYAIPKVLAPMPEKYIRCSKSDYGCYNVTEPPIDAPRDPLYKSEREVMKVFLTKHYRNRRSGDPEFVLDFEEIYILDSKTKSITRAKVLVTAPGGRKRDRKLDLLIIRDNGNSFKIVDLSERDDPTSVIEREEWIKTRQDMERHLRKFRDFNKSNWF
- the LOC122057087 gene encoding PLASTID TRANSCRIPTIONALLY ACTIVE protein 6, chloroplastic isoform X2, giving the protein MSMAIRALLLLPQSPLTLKLPTTASTLPSHSPKRYLSFPSLHAKPLYPLTRQRNDFRVRADEGDVDGGDDDYDPDEDEVEEVDNKKDYDVEYVAAFTTEGKVGDDIEMVQSKSFVYTQGWDSEMVVDYRINEDEFHKISLLECDFFIRKPPDPDNDVYDFREMYVTPPDTDIYAIPKVLAPMPEKYIRCSKSDYGCYNVTEPPIDAPRDPLYKSEREVMKVFLTKHYRNRRSGDPEFVLDFEEIYILDSKTKSITRAKVLEDERGIESWTCLSFVIMGTPSK